A region from the Metopolophium dirhodum isolate CAU chromosome 9, ASM1992520v1, whole genome shotgun sequence genome encodes:
- the LOC132952700 gene encoding uncharacterized protein LOC132952700, with protein sequence MSRQSCSPFDDVMAINDHTTTTTSDPLVPSFIPDEEWLELQLYNGYRVWHIIFFIMTVFFTLVVFMCCCVRFRIPRTKQEIEADFVRRKIATKFCKQLRLLSDTEMDNMDLLKALKRLQSELEIPSNETVEESDEVLSSTKTASPSLKKSPKSSDFDSSVEKLDEEPENVLSGRLATLVNVLNVMKPRRKHIADEITPNLITV encoded by the exons ATGTCTCGACAAAGTTGTTCGCCGTTTGATGAT GTGATGGCAATAAATGAtcatacaacaacaacaacttcAGATCCTCTAGTCCCATCCTTTATACCAGATGAGGAATGGTTAGAGTTACAGTTATACAATGGTTATCGTGTATggcacattatttttttcatcatgaCCGTCTTCTTTACACTAG tggtGTTTATGTGCTGTTGTGTAAGATTTCGAATTCCTAGGACTAAACAAGAGATAGAAGCTGATTTTGTACGTCGTAAGATTGCGACAAAATTTTGCAAACAATTACGACTATTGAGTGATACCGAAATGGACAACATGGACCTGTTAAAAG CACTAAAACGACTTCAGTCAGAGCTTGAAATTCCTAGCAACGAAACAGTAGAGGAGTCTGATGAAGTATTATCATCAACTAAAACTGCCTCGCCAAGTTTAAAAAAGTCTCCAAAATCATCAGATTTTG ATTCTTCTGTGGAAAAGCTAGACGAAGAACCAGAGAATGTACTGAGCGGTCGTCTAGCAACATTGGTCAATGTTTTGAATGTTATGAAACCACGTCGTAAACATATAGCTGATGAAATTACACCAAATCTTATaacagtttaa
- the LOC132952699 gene encoding cysteine desulfurase isoform X1: MACRNVNVHNLSKLVRYFSQKTTEQETKVASRMGFLKGKPLYLDAQATTPLDPRVLDAMMPYMTHSYGNPHSRTHMYGWESEEAVETARQHISNLIGANPKEIIFTSGATESNNLAIKGIAHFYGAKKRHIITTQTEHKCVLDSCRALEGEGFEVTYLPVCSTGIISLDELESAIRPDTALVSIMAVNNEIGVKQPIKEIGKLCKSKKVFFHTDAAQAVGKITVDVNDQNIDLMSISGHKLYGPKGIGALFVRRKPRVRLEPLQSGGGQERGLRSGTVPTPIVVGFGEACRIAKEEMEYDHAWMIKLSNLLLEKISKNLPEVVRNGDDVHTYPGCLNLSFAFVEGESLLMALKDIALSSGSACTSASLEPSYVLRAIGADEDLAHSSIRFGFGRFTTVDEVEYTAEKCIKHVRRLREMSPLWEMHQEGIDIKSIKWSQH, from the exons atggcttgCAGAAACGTCAATGTTCACAATTTGTCGAAACTTGTCagatatttttcacaaaaaaccACCGAACAAG aaacaaaagtTGCCTCCAGAATGGGATTTTTAAAAGGTAAACCATTGTATTTAGATGCACAAGCCACAACCCCTCTG gaTCCTAGAGTTTTGGATGCTATGATGCCCTACATGACACATAGTTATGGAAACCCACATTCTCGTACACATATGTATGGTTGGGAAAGCGAAGAAGCTGTGGAAACCGCTAGacag CATATATCAAACTTGATAGGCGCCAATCCCAAAGAAATAATATTCACATCCGGGGCAACAGAATCTAATAATTTAGCCATTAAAGGAATTGCTCATTTTTATGGAGCTAAGAaacgacatattattactacacaAACG GAACATAAATGTGTTTTAGATTCTTGCCGTGCTTTGGAAGGTGAAGGTTTCGAAGTAACATATTTACCAGTTTGTTCAACGGGTATAATTTCTCTTGATGAATTAGAATCTGCTATACGCCCTGATACTGCACTTGTTTCCATCATGGctgtaaataatgaaattggAGTAAAACAACCAATAAAAGAAATTg gaaaATTATGCAAGTCAAAAAAGGTGTTTTTCCATACTGATGCAGCTCAAGCTGTTGGTAAGATTACTGTTGATGTTAATGATCAAAATATTGATCTGATGTCTATAAGTGGACATAAGTTATATGGGCCAAAAG gtatCGGAGCACTGTTTGTTCGGCGTAAGCCAAGAGTACGTTTAGAACCTCTACAGAGTGGAGGTGGTCAAGAACGAGGCTTAAGGAGTGGAACGGTTCCAACACCAATAGTTGTAGGATTCGGTGAAGCATGTAGGATAGCTAAAGAAGAAATGGag tatGATCATGCATGGATGATAAAACTTTCAAATTTACTACTGGAAAAAATTTCTAAGAATCTCCCAGAAGTTGTTCGCAATGGTGATGATGTTCATACTTATCCAGGTTGTTTAAATTTATCGTTTGCATTCGTTGAGGGAGAGTCTCTTCTTATGGCCCTCAAAGACATTGCTTTGTCAAGTGGTAGTGCATGTACATCCGCATCTTTGGAGCCTTCATATGTGTTACGTGCTATTGGAGCTGATGAAGACTTGGCACATTCTTCTATTAG ATTTGGTTTTGGTCGTTTTACAACCGTGGACGAAGTTGAATATACtgctgaaaaatgtataaaacatgtTCGACGTCTACGAGAAATGAG TCCATTGTGGGAAATGCATCAAGAAGGAATTGACATAAAATCTATCAAGTGGTCTCAACATTAA
- the LOC132952699 gene encoding cysteine desulfurase isoform X2, giving the protein MMPYMTHSYGNPHSRTHMYGWESEEAVETARQHISNLIGANPKEIIFTSGATESNNLAIKGIAHFYGAKKRHIITTQTEHKCVLDSCRALEGEGFEVTYLPVCSTGIISLDELESAIRPDTALVSIMAVNNEIGVKQPIKEIGKLCKSKKVFFHTDAAQAVGKITVDVNDQNIDLMSISGHKLYGPKGIGALFVRRKPRVRLEPLQSGGGQERGLRSGTVPTPIVVGFGEACRIAKEEMEYDHAWMIKLSNLLLEKISKNLPEVVRNGDDVHTYPGCLNLSFAFVEGESLLMALKDIALSSGSACTSASLEPSYVLRAIGADEDLAHSSIRFGFGRFTTVDEVEYTAEKCIKHVRRLREMSPLWEMHQEGIDIKSIKWSQH; this is encoded by the exons ATGATGCCCTACATGACACATAGTTATGGAAACCCACATTCTCGTACACATATGTATGGTTGGGAAAGCGAAGAAGCTGTGGAAACCGCTAGacag CATATATCAAACTTGATAGGCGCCAATCCCAAAGAAATAATATTCACATCCGGGGCAACAGAATCTAATAATTTAGCCATTAAAGGAATTGCTCATTTTTATGGAGCTAAGAaacgacatattattactacacaAACG GAACATAAATGTGTTTTAGATTCTTGCCGTGCTTTGGAAGGTGAAGGTTTCGAAGTAACATATTTACCAGTTTGTTCAACGGGTATAATTTCTCTTGATGAATTAGAATCTGCTATACGCCCTGATACTGCACTTGTTTCCATCATGGctgtaaataatgaaattggAGTAAAACAACCAATAAAAGAAATTg gaaaATTATGCAAGTCAAAAAAGGTGTTTTTCCATACTGATGCAGCTCAAGCTGTTGGTAAGATTACTGTTGATGTTAATGATCAAAATATTGATCTGATGTCTATAAGTGGACATAAGTTATATGGGCCAAAAG gtatCGGAGCACTGTTTGTTCGGCGTAAGCCAAGAGTACGTTTAGAACCTCTACAGAGTGGAGGTGGTCAAGAACGAGGCTTAAGGAGTGGAACGGTTCCAACACCAATAGTTGTAGGATTCGGTGAAGCATGTAGGATAGCTAAAGAAGAAATGGag tatGATCATGCATGGATGATAAAACTTTCAAATTTACTACTGGAAAAAATTTCTAAGAATCTCCCAGAAGTTGTTCGCAATGGTGATGATGTTCATACTTATCCAGGTTGTTTAAATTTATCGTTTGCATTCGTTGAGGGAGAGTCTCTTCTTATGGCCCTCAAAGACATTGCTTTGTCAAGTGGTAGTGCATGTACATCCGCATCTTTGGAGCCTTCATATGTGTTACGTGCTATTGGAGCTGATGAAGACTTGGCACATTCTTCTATTAG ATTTGGTTTTGGTCGTTTTACAACCGTGGACGAAGTTGAATATACtgctgaaaaatgtataaaacatgtTCGACGTCTACGAGAAATGAG TCCATTGTGGGAAATGCATCAAGAAGGAATTGACATAAAATCTATCAAGTGGTCTCAACATTAA
- the LOC132952795 gene encoding centrosomal protein of 290 kDa-like isoform X2 produces MFTRRIHRIKTLELNDKGLRSQISELVAEKEKCEEQIDELGEELESRIKQLTELLSRKDEEILNYKSRIGSTDSYENQNTYLAKLQETVARQEDQIMEFQKQVHQATNDINRSAAALEQQKKLYNELLNKNKESPELKELRKKLSETQEQLELSLEKSQKAEEDATEKAEQISKLIIRIREFESGEYGLEEATEQLRKLKQELDVRDKQIKELIDSSNLLHQEADLLEQDNLAMKEKLGLSVDDVVRPKGMMARHKEAQTKITMLQKELDKCKEVIVNLKLKNRSLNKSTESVKYISSDGEDDRGQIPIKSEISKQEIDIGSELEDNVKELIEENESLRKGMHEILDSVHNQDGSSVVRIECQSLERLLEAMDARHVAGWYQPGMRLLARINNLEGVNSNLRHQLHSLHDALTATKQELINTQKEEVKLNKYNVSDEIKEDELSESLRELQIEREKSLQLEEEVKLFQNKFQQLRDEMKLVNDEYDNEKQKMKSLVDKLELELKENRIKENDLRERFLELEKSWKTMLEDPDQIKRQLSYNVIKVAGLTEELQVIKRMYQCCLEAEQNLKKEKQKAVEDVWTLKAAYSKEIENLLKIQEEQNNELKKLNNHMKNVVDINEYKILKNDFEVLTAKHREILHSVLFKEDTLKLSLERLMTEVTVLKDQRLNFVIEVANFYGTDDELTSVKAENIISKQRAEHSEKMYSLLKDQMEEMESRCKSLEQNLCDMLEANLQCQTEEVRLRETTVNMIDESEHAKVSDQLKDAHNSLEEAFGERTRLLRILEIAQNQVHDLEQHHKRLDHQHDVMQRRVIELQALSDEKATIDKLMREIANHEVNLMAASVEEIKLKTIIQDQQTNIAGLECKNDRILEQHESITLQYRTKISRLEKIIFELQRRYHGTVPLVSEQIWVHHKQKLEEALTITYRKWVYDNKPNDVDEIVFIPTKTTEDYRSKYTQLQLKELKVQLTCNDLQKKNQLFTERIEKQDCFIESLEKEIMRMDSDCMHKYLSWGIQEFSNDAKSKPKTLDKQISVQSENSYRTLEGKLEDLNKQLTIANNNILIEKETNSSTIKKLQTTLKELEDVKVCLEKEIFEKNDHIRKLTVELASNEIPETDTQNPALLATIESLETIISQKEETINRLQELLKECREDHTKEIIELQKNAEAHNFSIREKSQKDISSPIHSNNIKSVVNQYMLRITDLEDRIKQADDDLNQANSEKEHWSGVAERRLKEMEQMKSEDDSKEKDAEIIRLNEIIMGFQNRRDTLPAQRDRLRVEVDKMKKKLNEYERREKEDKSEIQKLRQQLIYRPPTGGKRDEAMSVVKEEALLKKIKILEVQLDDYKKKDEQNKMLRKLKSDEQVGKWEMNKRRQVTNERLQNQLLDITRECDSLRLNNQRLRDNLMRMEKDRNALELKLKLANAAVQSSALANSLVDELTLEKDRLSNELYTLRTAKEMMSGGTSLAEVVVELRRKISTLELLQKGGSNALIKEVETLKDSKSRLLKTKAALEEENARLQKIVDRLQSTDNLSGVSSLSSDSDYPRTDNKRTAKLERLVIMLRTAVDKLKEENKNLSLERVVTNIDDKSYVEKLQSELQTTQSYYLDASEKCSQLEQQLQDYRSQYEAVFAENDNLKMQLEKKCYLLSKTKTMLQKAAAREQQTMEYPS; encoded by the exons acagTAGCCAGGCAGGAAGACCAAATAATGGAGTTCCAAAAACAAGTCCATCAAGCAACCAATGATATCAACCGAAGTGCAGCTGCACTTGaacaacagaaaaaattatataacgaACT acttaataaaaataaagaatctCCCGAACTAAAAGAGTTGCGAAAGAAATTATCAGAAACTCAAGAGCAGTTAGAATTGAGTTTGGAAAAGAGTCAAAAAGCAGAAGAAGATGCTACCGAGAAAGCAGaacaa atcagcaaattaataatacgtattcGTGAATTTGAATCTGGTGAATATGGTTTAGAAGAGGCAACGGAACAGTTAAGAAAACTGAAACAAGAATTAGATGTACGagataaacaaattaaagaacTTATAGATTCGAGCAATCTACTTCACCAGGAAGCTGATCTATTAGAGCAAGATAACTTAGCCATGAAGGAAAAATTAGGTTTGTCAGTGGATGATGTTGTAAGACCAAAAGGTATGATGGCTAGGCATAAAGAAGCACAAACAAAAATAACCATGTTACAAAAAGAACTGGACAAATGCAAAGAAGTTATTGTTaatcttaaattaaaa AATCGTAGTTTGAATAAATCTACTGAGTCCGTTAAATATATTAGTTCAGATGGGGAAGATGATAGAGGTCAAATTCCCATTAAATCTGAGATTTCTAAGCAAGAGATAGATATTGGATCTGAACTTGAAGATAATGTTAAAGAATTAATTGAAGAAAATGAATCACTTAGGAAAGGAATGCATGAAATACTCGATAGTGTACACAATCAAGATG GGTCAAGTGTTGTTCGAATTGAATGTCAAAGCTTAGAGAGACTTTTAGAAGCAATGGATGCCAGACATGTAGCTGGATGGTATCAACCTGGAATGCGATTATTGGCTCGAATCAATAATTTGGAGGGCGTTAACTCAAATCTAAGACACCAACTTCATTCTCTAca tGATGCACTAACTGCAACCAAACAAGAACTTATCAATACACAGAAAGAAGAagtaaaacttaataaatataatgtatcagATGAAATAAAAGAAGATGAACTTTCAGAAAGTCTCAGAGAA TTACAGATTGAACGAGAAAAATCCCTTCAACTAGAAGAAgaagtaaaattatttcaaaataaattccaaCAATTACGAGATGAAATGAAATTAGTAAATGATGAATATGATAATGAAAAACAGAAAATGAAATCATTGGTAGATAAATTAGAACTAGAACTAAAAGAAAATCGCATTAAGGAAAATGATTTGAGAGAACGTTTTCTTGAATTGGAAAAATCATGGAAAACAATGCTTGAAGATCCAGATCAGATTAAACGTCAACTttcttataatgttataaa aGTTGCAGGATTAACTGAAGAACTACAAGTGATTAAACGAATGTATCAATGTTGTCTCGAAGCGGAACAAAATTTaaagaaagaaaaacaaaaagcTGTTGAAGATGTTTGGACATTGAAGGCAGCTTATAGCAAAGAAAtcgaaaatttattaaaaattcaa GAAGAACAAAataatgaactaaaaaaattgaataatcatATGAAAAACGTAGTGGacattaatgaatataaaatactgaaaaatgattttgaagtTTTGACTGCTAAACACAGAGAAATATTGCATTCAGTTTTGTTTAAG GaggatacattaaaattatcattagaaAGATTAATGACAGAAGTTACTGTCTTAAAAGATCAACGGTTAAATTTTGTGATCGAAGTAGCTAATTTTTATGGAACAGATGATGAACTGACATCTGTAAAGgcggaaaatataatttctaaacaAAGAGCAGAACAttctgaaaaaatgtattcacttttaaaag atcaaATGGAAGAAATGGAATCTAGATGTAAAAGCCTCGAGCAAAACCTTTGTGATATGCTAGAAGCAAATTTACAATGCCAAACTGAAGAAGTGCGGTTACGAGAAACAACAGTTAATATGATAGATGAATCAGAACATGCTAAAGTGTCTGACCAACTAAAAGATGCCCATAATAGTTTA GAAGAAGCTTTCGGAGAAAGAACTAGATTATTGAGAATACTAGAGATAGCTCAAAATCAAGTACATGATCTTGAGCAACATCACAAACGATTAGACCATCAACATGACGTAATGCAAAGACGTGTCATAGAACTTCAAGCTTTGAGTGATGAAAAAGCTACAATCG ACAAATTAATGCGTGAGATTGCAAATCACGAAGTCAATCTAATGGCAGCTTCTGTTGaagaaataaaacttaaaactataatacaagATCAACAAACAAATATTGCTGGCTTAGAATGTAAAAACGATAGAATTTTAGAACAACACGAATCAATAACTCTACAATACAGAACAAAAATATC gCGATTAGAAAAGataatttttgagttacaaaGACGTTATCATGGAACTGTACCCTTAGTGTCTGAACAAATTTGGGTTCACCACAAACAAAAACTAGAAGAAGCATTAACCATAACTTATAGAAAGTGggtatatgacaataaaccaaacgATGTTGATGAAATAGTCTTTATTCCGACGAAAACAACTGAAGATTACCGTTCAAAGTACACACAACTCCAATTAAAG gaGCTTAAAGTTCAATTAACCTGCAAtgacttacaaaaaaaaaatcaacttttcaCAGAACGCATTGAAAAGCAAGATTGTTTTATTGAAAGTCTCGAGAAAGAAATCATGCGAATGGATTCTGATTGTATGCATAAATATCTATCATGGGGAATCCAGGAATTTTCTAATGATGcaaaatcaaaaccaaaaacACTAGATAAACAAATAAGTGTGCAATCAGAAAATAGCTATAGGACTTTAGAAGGAAAATTAGAAGATCTTAATAAACAGTTAACAATT gcaaataacaatattcttaTTGAAAAAGAAACTAATAGTTCAACTATCAAAAAACTACAAACGACCTTGAAAGAACTGGAAGATGTTAAAGTTTGTctagaaaaagaaatatttgaaaaaaatgatcatATTAGAAAATTGACTGTTGAATTAGCATCTAATGAAATCCCAGAAACTGATACTCAAAATCCTGCTTTACTAGCCACAATAGAAAGCTTAGAAACAATTATTAGTCAAAAAGAAGAAACTATAAATAGACTTCAAGAGTTATTGAAAGAATGTCGAGAAGATCATACAAAGGAAAtaattgaattacaaaaaaatgctGAAGCGCACAATTTTAGTATTAGAGAaaa atcACAAAAAGATATTTCATCTCCTATTCACTCAAATAACATTAAATCAGTTGTAAATCAATACATGCTCCGGATAACTGATCTGGAAGATAGAATTAAACAAGCTGATGACGATCTTAATCAAGCAAATTCTGAAAAAGAGCACTGGAGTGGTGTAGCTGAAAGAAGACTTAAAGAAATGGAACAAATGAAATCTGAAGACGACTCAAAAGAAAAGGATGCGGAAATTATTAgacttaatgaaataataatgggATTTCAAAATAGAAGAGATACACTACCCGCTCAAAGAGACCGACTGAGAGTTGAAGTAGACaaaatgaaaaagaaattaaatgaatacGAAAGACGTGAAAAAGAAGATAAATCAGAAATACAGAAATTAAGGCAGCAATTAATTTACAG GCCCCCTACTGGAGGAAAGCGAGATGAAGCTATGTCGGTTGTTAAAGAAGAAGCACtactaaagaaaattaaaatattagaggTACAACTTGATGATTATAAGAAAAAAGACGAACAAAACAAAATGCTACGAAAATTAaag tctgATGAACAAGTTGGTAAGTGGGAGATGAATAAGCGACGTCAAGTAACAAACGAAAGAttacaaaatcaattattagaTATCACTAGAGAATGTGATTCACTTCGTTTGAATAATCAAAGGCTGAGAGATAATTTAATGCGAATGGAAAAGGATAGAAATGCTTTAGAGCTAAAGCTAAAATTAGCTAAtg CTGCAGTACAATCGAGTGCATTGGCAAATAGTCTTGTTGATGAATTGACTTTAGAAAAAGATAGATTGTCAAATGAGTTATATACTTTGCGTACTGCCAAAGAAATGATGTCTGGCGGTACATCACTAGCCGAAGTTGTTGTCGAACTGCGTCGAAAAATATCAACCTTGGAACTATTACAAAAA GGTGGAAGTAATGCTTTAATTAAAGAAGTGGAAACATTAAAAGACAGTAAAAGTAGATTGTTGAAAACTAAAGCTGCACTTGAAGAAGAAAATGCTAGACTACAAAAAATTGTTGATCGTTTGCAATCAACAgataattt gAGTGGTGTATCCAGTTTAAGTTCAGATTCAGATTATCCTAGAACGGATAATAAGCGAACAGCAAAACTAGAACGTTTAGTAATAATGTTAAGAACTGCTGTAGATAAACTAAAAGaggaaaataaaaacttatcgCTTGAACGTGTAGTTACTAACATTGATgataag AGTTATGTGGAAAAATTACAAAGTGAACTTCAGACTACACAAAGCTATTATTTGGATGCTAGTGAAAAATGTTCTCAATTGGAACAGCAATTACAAGACTATCGTTCACAGTATGAAGCTGTTTTCGCAGAAAACGACAATTTAAAGATGcagttggaaaaaaaatgttatttattgagCAAAACAAAAACTATGTTACAAAAAGCAGCTGCCAGAGAACAACAAACAATGGAATATccaagttaa